In the Serinus canaria isolate serCan28SL12 chromosome 22, serCan2020, whole genome shotgun sequence genome, one interval contains:
- the LOC115484405 gene encoding uncharacterized protein LOC115484405, giving the protein MPFLPGISSLRASCLKVQMPLKGRNFFFPLAFQTQQIPSGIFNNTQVIIGGQSQIVTINWQWRVAVIEQRNISGSWKTIWNYDTGVIATKAPQQNACYISIMNRSQMPLFDNLARLAEESRNMIGLFGRHTEITFVTSGLVNNLYSYGIEIMAMCSGLPTYMATEVNTFQGPQVNLGPCMTLDVLRVVELKYCNSNGNWNGIWNNNCHISISGVSQSISINSETQEATMEQNSNDLSWKTIWNFNRGIIATKVMPERTCYISTMNRNEMPTFAALVRMAAERGNLISGFGRPTTKIAFVTDGLVSNLISYGSDVFSMCSGLTTYMTYEVQVPQYNQQLCLALNVLGLVELEYCNGNGQVGESYLS; this is encoded by the exons ATGCCCTTCTTGCCTGGCATCTCCTCATTGAGAGCTTCCTGCTTGAAGGTTCAGATGCCTTTAAAGGG GCGAAACTTCTTCTTCCCCTTGGCTTTTCAGACTCAGCAGATTCCCAGCGGCATCTTCAACAACACTCAAGTCATCATTGGTGGCCAGTCCCAAATTGTGACTATCAACTGGCAATGGCGTGTGGCTGTCATTGAGCAAAGGAACATCAGCGGGTCCTGGAAAACCATCTGGAACTACGACACG gGTGTCATTGCAACCAAAGCCCCACAACAGAACGCCTGCTACATTTCCATCATGAACAGAAGCCAGATGCCCCTCTTTGATAACCTGGCCCGCCTGGCAGAAGAGAGCAGG AACATGATTGGCCTCTTTGGAAGACATACCGAGATCACCTTTGTCACCAGTGGACTGGTCAACAACCTCTACTCCTACGGAATAGAGATCATGGCTATGTGCAGTGGACTCCCCACCTACATGGCTACCGAAGTTAACA ctttccaagGACCCCAGGTGAATCTGGGACCATGCATGACCCTCGATGTCCTGAGAGTTGTAGAGCTGAAGTACTGCAATAGCAACGGCAATTGGAATGGCATCTGGAACAACAATTG TCATATTTCCATCTCTGGTGTCTCACAAAGCATAAGCATCAATAGCGAAACACAGGAAGCAACTATGGAGCAAAATAGCAACGATTTGTCTTGGAAAACCATCTGGAACTTCAACAGG ggtATCATTGCAACAAAAGTGATGCCAGAGAGAACATGCTACATTTCCACCATGAACAGGAATGAGATGCCTACCTTTGCTGCACTTGTCAGAATGGCTGCAGAGAGGGGG AACCTGATCAGTGGTTTTGGAAGACCTACCACGAAGATCGCCTTTGTCACCGATGGATTGGTCAGCAACCTCATCTCCTATGGATCAGATGTCTTCTCTATGTGCAGTGGACTCACCACCTACATGACTTATGAAGTTCAGG taccCCAGTACAATCAACAATTATGCCTTGCACTTAACGTCTTGGGACTTGTGGAGCTGGAGTACTGCAATGGCAATGGACAGGTTGGAGAATCTTATCTTTCTTGA
- the LOC127060359 gene encoding uncharacterized protein LOC127060359 → MSLGKWQWGEPELLPKANPDALLAWHLLIESFLLEGSDAFKGVWSQQIPGGIFNNTQGNIFNNTQVIIGGQSQIVSINWQWRVAVIEQSSFNGSWKTIWNYNAGVIATKVPQQNACYISTMNRSQMPLFDNLARLAEESRNMIGLFGRHTEITYVASGLVNNLYSYGADIMATCSGFTTYMAYEVNSFQGPQVNLGPCMTLDVLRVVELKYCNSNGNWNGIWNNNWNVIIGGQSQIVTINRQWRVAVIEQRSFSRSWKTIWNYNTGVIATKVPQEDTCYISIMNRNEMPSFDNLARLAEESRNLIDGFESPTTGITYVTSGLVNNLNSYGIDITAMCSGLTTYMAYQVNRPQVNLGSCITLDVLRAVDLNYCNSNGSINFPVRKP, encoded by the exons ATGTCATTAGGAAAATGGCAGTGGGGGGAACCCGAGCTGCTGCCCAAAGCCAACCCTGATGCCCTTCTTGCCTGGCATCTCCTCATTGAGAGCTTCCTGCTTGAAGGTTCAGATGCCTTTAAAGGGGTATGG TCTCAGCAGATTCCAGGTGGCATCTTCAACAATACACAGGGCAACATCTTCAACAACACTCAAGTCATCATTGGTGGCCAATCCCAAATTGTGTCCATCAACTGGCAATGGCGTGTGGCTGTCATTGAGCAAAGCAGCTTCAATGGGTCCTGGAAAACCATCTGGAACTACAATGCG gGTGTCATTGCAACCAAAGTCCCACAACAGAACGCCTGCTACATTTCCACCATGAACAGAAGCCAGATGCCCCTCTTTGATAACCTGGCCCGCCTGGCAGAAGAGAGCAGG AACATGATTGGCCTCTTTGGAAGACATACCGAGATCACCTATGTCGCCAGTGGACTGGTCAACAACCTCTACTCCTATGGAGCAGACATCATGGCTACGTGCAGCGGGTTCACCACCTATATGGCTTACGAAGTTAACT ctttccaagGACCCCAGGTGAATCTGGGACCATGCATGACCCTCGATGTCCTGAGAGTTGTAGAGCTGAAGTACTGCAATAGCAACGGCAATTGGAATGGCATCTGGAACAACAATTGGAATG TCATCATTGGTGGCCAGTCCCAAATTGTGACTATCAACAGACAATGGCGTGTGGCTGTCATTGAGCAAAGGAGCTTCAGCAGGTCCTGGAAAACCATCTGGAACTACAACACG GGTGTCATTGCAACCAAAGTCCCACAAGAGGACACCTGCTACATTTCCATCATGAACAGAAATGAGATGCCCAGCTTTGATAACCTGGCCCGCCTGGCAGAAGAGAGCAGG AATCTGATTGACGGTTTTGAAAGTCCGACCACGGGGATCACCTATGTCACCAGTGGACTGGTCAACAACCTCAACTCCTACGGAATAGACATCACGGCTATGTGCAGCGGGCTCACCACCTACATGGCTTATCAAGTCAACA GACCCCAGGTGAATCTGGGATCATGCATTACCCTCGATGTCCTGAGAGCTGTGGACCTGAACTACTGCAATAGCAACGGCAGTATCAATTTCCCGGTGAGAAAACCTTAG
- the LOC108963210 gene encoding gastrokine-2-like, giving the protein MENASKPCAEEFPPTSLTQLLSQQTKGNQQIIYGGNSQITIGGISQGVKINSQTRVVIIEQKSENLSWKTIWNYDRGVIATKVMQENTCYISIMNRTGIPSFNNLARLAAERRNLMGVLGRPTKEITFVTNGLVNNLYSYGIEISAMCSGLTTYMAYEVQGFQVNLGSCITLQVLRAVDLRYCNSNDNWNGIGNGNWNGNGNWNGNWNITGNWNGNFPVRKP; this is encoded by the exons ATGGAAAACGCATCCAAGCCCTGTGCAGAGGAATTCCCTCCTACCTCGCTTACCCAGCTCCTG TCTCAGCAGACAAAAGGAAACCAGCAAATCATCTACGGTGGAAACTCTCAAATCACTATCGGCGGGATCTCACAAGGTGTGAAGATCAATAGTCAAACAAGGGTGGTAATCATCGAGCAAAAGAGTGAAAATTTATCATGGAAAACCATCTGGAACTACGACAGG GGTGTAATTGCAACCAAAGTCATGCAAGAGAACACCTGCTACATTTCCATCATGAACAGAACTGGCATACCCAGTTTTAATAATCTGGCCCGACTGGCGGCAGAGAGAAGG AACTTGATGGGTGTTCTTGGAAGACCTACCAAGGAGATCACCTTTGTCACCAATGGATTGGTCAACAACCTCTACTCCTATGGAATAGAAATCTCAGCTATGTGCAGTGGACTCACCACCTACATGGCTTACGAAGTTCAGG GATTCCAAGTGAATCTGGGATCCTGTATTACACTCCAAGTCTTGAGAGCTGTGGATCTGAGGTACTGCAATAGCAATGACAACTGGAATGGCATTGGAAATGGCAATTGGAATGGCAATGGCAACTGGAATGGCAATTGGAATATCACTGGCAATTGGAATGGCAATTTCCCGGTGAGAAAACCATAG
- the LOC103822671 gene encoding gastrokine-2: protein MKRFAAVLICLGVFWAQTSALNTFLLHDPVSNYVTGTMTIQNKERVVNVHVRSGVYSSDTIFDYPHGYIATKLFSRNACFIMKIKKDLIPDLREIGRLAFERETMRDVYSPNNVWARFQPGSSRLGNFKDWILYGKQIEKLCTGLPLYKLVATDPPANDDSCASAGIPSILGLKICEELIATGS from the exons atgaagagattt GCTGCAGTGCTCATTTGCCTGGGAGTCTTTTGGGCTCAGACTTCTGCACTGAAC ACCTTTCTGCTGCACGATCCCGTCAGCAACTATGTCACTGGGACCATGACCATCCAGAACAAGGAGCGAGTCGTCAATGTCCACGTCCGCTCCGGCGTGTACTCCTCTGACACCATCTTTGACTACCCACAT GGCTATATTGCCACCAAGCTGTTTTCACGAAACGCCTGCTTTatcatgaaaataaagaaggaCCTCATCCCAGACCTGCGAGAGATTGGACGCCTGGCTTTTGAGAGAGAG ACCATGAGGGATGTATACTCTCCGAATAATGTGTGGGCCAGGTTCCAACCTGGCAGTTCCAGGCTGGGGAATTTTAAAGACTGGATTCTCTATGGGAAGCAGATTGAAAAGCTCTGCACGGGGCTGCCTCTCTACAAGCTGGTGGCCACTGACC caCCAGCAAATGATGATAGCTGTGCCAGTGCCGGCATTCCAAGCATTTTGGGCCTTAAAATCTGTGAAGAACTCATTGCAACTGGATCTTGA